The Bubalus kerabau isolate K-KA32 ecotype Philippines breed swamp buffalo chromosome 8, PCC_UOA_SB_1v2, whole genome shotgun sequence genomic sequence TGGAgcacaaagaagaaaagtaaacccATCTTTCCCACAGTGCTTGGGCTTGTAGACAGTGCTGTCATGCTCCCCAGGACTTCTGGGTGACCGTCCCCCCTCACTAGACTAGTCCAGTAGGCGTGTCCTCTCTTTGGATGTGGATGAGGTTCAATAATAGAGGTGGTGATGGAGGCTGGTCAGTTGGTCTTCCCCTTATGTAGTATCATCAAATTTTAATTCCTACAACAACCTACGAAGTATTGAAGTAGACACCAATATTAtgtccattttagagatgaggaaaatgagtatttgtctgaagtcacacagctagtaagtgatagAGCTGGAATTCAGCCTGGGGAGACCAGCTCCAGAATCTGTACTTGCAAGCACTATGCTGTATTGCTTTGCAGATACATATATTTCACTGATCTGCTTCCTGAAGCCTTTATCCCTGCTCCCAGAAGCAATTCACTTCATCTcaatataaagcaaaaatgaaaacaaccttaATCCACTGCCCAAACCATTCTTCCCCCCTCCAGGGGAAAGGGTGCTTTCTGAATGGATAGAAACCAAGAGAGGTGCTTTGAGCCAAAAGTGCCTTGCAGTTTAGCTGAGGCAGGATTTTGAAATGGCGTGAACAGTGCCTGCATTAGCCGATGGCATGGAGCTCTGAGTGCCAGCAGAAGAGATAAAATCAGACATATGTTTGGATATaaatgttctctttttctcttcttttcttctctaattttgTTGCAGTAAAATGTTGGAGCCATAATTGTGGGCCCTGGCCCCTGAGGTAGTAGCCTGGGCTGAGTGAAGCCCACTTGGCCTTCTGTTAACCTCTACTCAGCTCTACTGAGGTGAGCCAGAGCTCTTCACTGTgaagagcatggactctggaCCTCTTCCCCGTTAATAGGAATTGTCTTGAAGGGACCCTACTATTAATATGCTGCCCGCCCTCCCTCCGACCACCACCCCACGCCCCACCAGCTTTGGTACATATTAACAGCCATGATAAAGCTGGTGTCCCTAGGCCTTAGAAACTAGTTTGTCTCCTCTACCCTCACTGCCAATAGGATTCAGCTTTATGACCAGAGAGTCATAAAGTGTCCTAGAGCAGATTATGGGAGTAGCAATCAGATCATGATTTTAGAGCTGGGGCTAGGGCAGATGCAATGGAGAAGAGTTAAGgagccccctgcccccgccccgcaAACAGTCTCACTGTTCagccaaacaaacagaaaccacTCCACTGTGCACAAGTTGCTCTGAGAGGTCCTCTGAGACCTCTGTCAGTCCTTTACTCTGCAGAGCTTCCCAGGCCAAGGTTGGGAGAGGACCAAGCCATCGTTCCACTGTGAGCACCCAGCCTTGTCTACGTCACCTTTTACCTAGCAGTCGTTGCCCTCTGTAGGATTCCTGTGGTTTCTGTCTGCCATTGAACCTAAGAATCAGGCAGCTATTTTGTGTAGTCCTGAGAATCCAACTCCTTAGCACACGTGGCCCTTGGGTCAGCTCTGGGGCCCCTGTGGTCAGAATTCTGCTCAGTAGAACTGGTTCAAAGGAGATTGGACAGCtccaagagggaggagaaaagagCACAGCAGTATCTATAGGAAGGTCCCATTTTCATATTGGCCAGGAAGGAAATATGTTGAATGAGAAATCACATTGGTTTggggagtcaggagacctggctttcaATCCCACCTCTTCCCCTAATTAGCAGTGTGACTTTGGACTATATCATTCAGTTGCTCTGGGGCTCCGTTTCTTTGATTATAAAATGTGAAGGGATTAGACTACATGGTTTTTCACagcctttaaaaaattctgtcaCGAAAACTCCCTAACTCCATATAATCAGCAGCACTCTTTTCCCTCTAACATGTTGCTATAACTCTTCCCACACCCACCCGCCCATCCCAATCCAGCGAGCTGCCAACCCATGTTCCATTCTCAGGTTAACAAACCCTACAGTTTGGCCAGGCCAAGGATGAGTCTCCTGCCCAGCATTAAAGGCGGCACTTTCGGTGCTCAGGGGACCCCTCTCTGAAAAGTTGACCCAAGTGCCTTCTACAGAGAAGGGCATACTCAACACCATGGCGAAGGAGCATTGCCGCTCTAGAGGCTGAACCAGTGCCCAGGTCAGGGAGCAGGCCCAGTGAGCAAAGGAACCCCCCTAACAGCTCTAAGGACACTCAAGCCCGTGAACCATATCCTGTCTCCACAATGTCCTCTGACGTTCCTTCGGGAAAACACCTCTCCCTTACATTCCAGAGCTTGAATATGCCCCACCCCCAGGACAGGTGCATCTGTTCTTAGGACTCTTCCCCAGGAATGTCTCAGGCCTGTTTCTTCACCTCTCTCCTCAGATGTCTATTCAGCCCCCAAGCCTTTGTCATTTCACAGCAACTGCATAGTTCCCTGACTGCCCAAAGAGCTGTCGGAAGAGCAGGGGTGGGAGGAAATGGGCTCCACACCCTCTGCTTCTGAGGCCGCTCCTTCCTTCACAATCACCTCTGAATGTGTACCTGGGAAGCTGTTCTAATAAACAGCCTGAGTTGTGTCTATGGCACCAGGAAAAGGGGTGATTTCTTGCATTTTTCAACTGGTCCTCACCAAGTCCCACCCTTTTTTCTGCtgcagttttctctcttttttattggGGGTAGGGTAGCAGAGGACAGGCAGAGGGAACACATCATTGTAGCCTAGAAACATGAATAGCAGTTTCTTAAAGTGTGAGCCCATGCATACATGCTGCCACAAACACGGATACCCAGAAATTTTGTATAAGCAaaatacacagagagagagaggaggattAAGAATTGGCCCTTTCTTAGCCAACTGCTGCAAAGTGCTGCCGCCTCTCTCCCTGTTCAGCGCCAGGGAGATCACACCCACTCAGTCCCGATTCCCTGCATTAGTATAAATACTGGCGCTTGAAGAGACGCAGGGTCCCAGTTCAGGCAGCCTGCCTGAAGGACACTCCTCAGCTAAGCATCAGGAGACtgacacccaccaccaccaccgagagacacatttgtttatttagtaCCCAGAGAATGGGAGCAGCCCTGCCAGAGGGATCTTTTCATCCCAACAACATTATTGCAGTCCTCTTCAGTCTCAGTCCCCCAGGGTCCCCCCAGTAAAGCTAGTGCTGTCTGACCAGCAGCTTCTGCTGAGGTGGCATTTAACTCCTGGCCGGGTCCCAGGAGCTGAGGTTGACCCATTTCCCCCGCTTTTCCAGGGCACAGGAAATTCGGTTCTACCCCCAACAGAGCCAGGGACTAACACACTTAGCTTGTGAAAGGTGCACTAGAATCGGGGTACTTTTATTTAAGCTAAGGAAAAGTGGTTGACAGCTTCAACGTGTTCCCatactttaaaagaaattgaacatggtcctcccctcccctttaTTCCTTTAAATAGAAATGATTCGGTCAATGCTCATAAGAAGCTATAGGTTCAGGGTCTTACTCAATTTAACCCTTTAGGGACATTGAATTAAAAATTgaacaatatttattaaaatacaaaaatacacttTTCTCACATTACAATCAATGTTCTTTTGTTGGCgtttccccacccccccaccctaccccccttTCAAATCTGaactctttatttccttttaaagctAAAATAATAAGTAAAGTTACATCATTAAATGGACCAGCATAACAGAGATCTCTGCCTTCCCCGCCCACGCCCAccctttctcttcccctcctcctgaGGCAGGCCTGGGAGAGGGAAGCCTTTTGCCCCACTGTGCCACATTCAACAGGACTCCACGGCCAACTCACTGTGCGTGCGTGTGCATCACTTTGTTCGAACTGTGGATTTCAGatctttttttctgaagcatCCTTGGTGAGGAAAGGCTTCATCACTTTAAATGAGCCTGTgccctctctgtctcccccttttcttctctccccaTCTTCTGCCCCCCTACCCATCACCACAACCCATTGATATCAGCCGTAATAATGCCTAATGAATCAGCATTTAGAATAGTCACCAAATCACAAGCATGTGAAAAGCTTCCACTCCCCCAAGCTTCCCACTCCCAGCCTCTCCTCCCTTTCTCtaccttaaaacaaacaaaccctttataaaagaaaatcatcaaatgcCATCATTGTCGACAATCATTTGTCAGACACTGGGAACAACAGGTGGACATGGCACTATGCTGATGTATGCCCTCCCGTGAATACCTTTTCTCTGTTGCTCTCCGCTCCCATCCCACTCTGGGACCCCCAGGCCCCTTCAGAAGCCGCCtccttcacctgggaagccctgaatagaCACATGCCTTGCACAGAGTGGGTTAAGCCCAACTGCAGGAATCTGGTACAATGTGAAAGCATTTGACTGCAAGCTACGCCAGctcccttccttctctgctcCTCCCGTCAGGCGGGGCACACGGTGTCCCAGTGCACAAACCAAGAAGACCTGTGCACAGGGGTGCGCACCCTCAGTCCCTTGAGGGTTTCATTTGAATTTCAGTGATTTTCCTGTTTAAAACACCGTGTTACAGATCTGTCTTCCCCTTGGCCTCAGAAGAAAAATGTATTGCCTCTCAACATTCTAAGCACAGTACAAATTCTTAGTGcttttttttggaattttttttgttttgtttaaataagATAAATCTGCAAAGACAGCTCTCAGCCTGAGAAAGATGTCTATAGAAATGGGTAGTCCTGGGTCCTGTGAAgcatcttctaaaaaaaaaaatgacagattccatctaccccccaccccacccctcagcaGCCCGCACCCTAACTCTTTAGGGATGTTTGTTGGTGTTTTAAGTTGGTTTTATCTTAGCAGTTTTAACCGTATACCAGAAATCCCTTCTGGCCACATAGCAAGTTGACTTGTGACTTCTACCCCACAACATTCCCAAGGTAACCCTCCCCTACCCCCTTTAAATAGAACTTACAAGTtagaaaatagttttgttttgagttttcttttttaaattttaatataatctgTTTCTTTTACCAGCCCATAGATTTAATATATAAGCATATACAAGAAAAAGTCTCTCCCCACTCTGTACAAAAGTtgctgtctttgtgtgtgtgtgcattctatTGCATttgtataagttttttttttggggggggggtcatATCTGAGTTTCCTGTACCTTGTCCTTGGTATGGGTCTGAATGATATAAGGTTCAGAGATAGTGGTGACCGCGGGGTGGAGAGAGTTCCCCAGGCTGTTTTCTGTCCAGTGGGCCCCATGTGCTGGTTTGTAGGTGTTGTAGTTAATATGGTCATGAATTGTGGGCAGCACAACTGCCCCCTCACCTGATACACCGGCCggagctgctgttgctgctgcaggTGCCGCCGCTGGGATGTCGTCATCCACCTGGATAATCTCAACTGTCCGGGCGGCTGTGACTGTACTCCTCTGCTGGTGCCGCTTGCGAAGTTTATAGAAGACAATCAACATGGCAGCAGCGAGCAGGGTCACTGCCACAAAGCAGCCGATGATGATCTTGGTGGTCTTCATGACTTCATCCAGGCTGGTCTGCATCTTGTCGTTGGTGTCCGTCGCGGTCACTGCCACCTGCTTGGGCACACGGGTGGTCTGGATGAGCACCGTGGTAGAGGTGGTATAGGCCGGCTGGTAACCAGTGGACGTCGTAGGAACAGGCTTGTACTTGCGCGTTGTGTCCTCGGGCGAGATCTCGGTGGTCTCCACTGTGACCGTGGTGAAGAAGCTGTAGTTGGAGGTGTTGAGCTCGGCCGTGCTCACGTTGAGGTAGGCCGAGGCATTGGAGTTGCCCGCCACATTGGTCACCATGCACGTGTATACCCCTGTGTCTGAGAGCAGCACGTGGGAAAAGTTCAAGGTGCCGTCGTTGAGGACGGAGATCCGTGGGTGGCGGGAGGCGTGGCTGAGCACTGTCCCATTGGGCAGCAACCACTTCACAGAGGACATGGGGGGAGTCCGACACTTAAGTTCCGCCATCCGACCCTCCGAGATATTGAGGTCCCGAGGGGCATCCATGATGAAGGGGGCGGAGCACTGGAAGGAGGCCTGGTCCACCTCCACCAGGTAGCGGCCTCGCATGTGCAAGGGAGCGTGGCAGCGGCCACAGCAGGTGGAATTGGTGGGTATGTACTCCCGAAGCCACCAGGCTAGCCAGAGAATGTCACAATCACAGTTCCAAGGATTGTGGTGTAGGTGCAACTCCACCAGGTACCTCAGGGGGGTGAAGAGGTCATGGGGCAAAGAAGAGAGGTTATTATGGGCCAGGTTGAGTTCCACCAGCGAGGCCAGCCCATCAAAAGCATTCCGCTCAATCAGGCTGACCTGTGAGTTCATGACCCATAGCTTCTTGAGGGAGCCAAGGCCATGGAAGGAGCCAGGCCTGATCTCCGGGAAGTGGTTCCCCGACATCTCCAGCTCCTCCAGCCCCACGAGCGGGGTGAGGTTGGGCATGTCCTTGATGTTGCACATGCCCAAGTTCAGGTACTTGAGGTTGAACAGTCCCTCAAAGGCCCCCTCGGAGATGTACTCCAGCTTCTTGAGCTCCCCCAGGTCCAGGCGCATGAGGGAGGGCACCCGGTTGAAGGCATAAGAGGGGATGCTCTCTATGGGGTTGTTGCGCAGCCAGAGCTCCCGCAGCTTGGACAGGTATTCGAAGGCCCCGCTGGGGATGACCGTCAGCCAGTTGTCGAACAGCTCCAGGGTGTTGAGGCTGGCCAGGCCATTGAAGGCCCCCACCTCTATCTGCCGGATGGAGTTCCTGCCCAGCTGCAAGACCTCCAGGTGGTGAAGGTGGCGGAAGGTGTCGGCCTGAATCATCTGGATATTGTTCTCCATGAGGTTGAGGTACCGGGTGTTGGAAGGAATCCCCTGAGGGACCTCGGAGAGGCCCCGGCGGGTGCACACTACCTTGCTGAACTGGTTACTGCACGAGCAGACGGATGGGCAGTTCTGGGGCCCGGCGGAGGCAGCAGCAGCGATGGCTGCACACAGAATCCACACTTGCGCCGTGAGGTAGACGACGGGGAGCAGGACGGCATTCCAGGTGTGATGCACAGTTACCTGCCACAAGAGCTTCATGGTGTGGCACGTTCATAATTCACCATCGCCTGGGATTTTGGCTCGGAAAGGAGAACCAGCCCTACCCCGGCTTAAGTGAGCTAGGAGCTCCTCTTTCCatctggagaaggaggtggggagggggcgatTAGAGAGACGGAGCAGATCGGccgggaagaaaaaaaaaaatcatgccaaAACTAAAGAGTGGCCCCTCGTCTACCAGCGCCCCCCGCCCAGACTAGCCCTCGGAAAGCTGGGACTTGCTCTCCCCCCGAGGCGACCATCCCCACCCAATCATTCGCTGTCACCTACCtcggaaggaaggaagagaactgGCGTGGTGTCCTTAAGCGTTCTCCGCCGGAGCTGGCCACCTCGTTCCCATTCTCACTTCTTAGTTTTAATTAACAAAAGGGGGGAAGTCGAGGGGGCGGGGAGgtcagagggaaggggaggggtggggggagacaaAATGGCTTCTAGTAAATCCGGAGCTGGCGAGCGGAGCCGCGGAGTTGAGGCGCGCCGGGAGAGCAGAGGCCCGGCGGGCTATGCAGGTGCATGCCCCCCCCTCCGCCCGAGGCGGGGCGCCGCCAGCGCTTCCCGGCTTTGTCCTTGGACCCTGGCCCCGGCTCGCACCAGCCGAGGGGGATGCCGCTTCATCGCCGGAGTGTGCCTCCGGTGCCCCGCGCCCGCTCCGGGGCTGCTACCAGGCGGGGAGTGAGGGGGCGCCCCGCAGCCTCCCAGGCCGCGCTCGCCGCCGCCGCGCTGCCCCCTCTCCTGGTGTCGCCGCTCCCGGCCCGAGGCAGCTGATGCAGTCGTTCGCTCGCGGTGCTGCGAGAGTTAAGAGGAGGTGTCTGCCGCTCCTTCGCCCCCTCCCTCTTCGACAC encodes the following:
- the LRRC4 gene encoding leucine-rich repeat-containing protein 4, yielding MKLLWQVTVHHTWNAVLLPVVYLTAQVWILCAAIAAAASAGPQNCPSVCSCSNQFSKVVCTRRGLSEVPQGIPSNTRYLNLMENNIQMIQADTFRHLHHLEVLQLGRNSIRQIEVGAFNGLASLNTLELFDNWLTVIPSGAFEYLSKLRELWLRNNPIESIPSYAFNRVPSLMRLDLGELKKLEYISEGAFEGLFNLKYLNLGMCNIKDMPNLTPLVGLEELEMSGNHFPEIRPGSFHGLGSLKKLWVMNSQVSLIERNAFDGLASLVELNLAHNNLSSLPHDLFTPLRYLVELHLHHNPWNCDCDILWLAWWLREYIPTNSTCCGRCHAPLHMRGRYLVEVDQASFQCSAPFIMDAPRDLNISEGRMAELKCRTPPMSSVKWLLPNGTVLSHASRHPRISVLNDGTLNFSHVLLSDTGVYTCMVTNVAGNSNASAYLNVSTAELNTSNYSFFTTVTVETTEISPEDTTRKYKPVPTTSTGYQPAYTTSTTVLIQTTRVPKQVAVTATDTNDKMQTSLDEVMKTTKIIIGCFVAVTLLAAAMLIVFYKLRKRHQQRSTVTAARTVEIIQVDDDIPAAAPAAATAAPAGVSGEGAVVLPTIHDHINYNTYKPAHGAHWTENSLGNSLHPAVTTISEPYIIQTHTKDKVQETQI